From the genome of Toxoplasma gondii ME49 chromosome XII, whole genome shotgun sequence:
CATCTGTGCCGTTGTTGTTTTCGGGCTGATAGACAGCTTCTGCGGTTTCATCTGTTACCCGGAGCGTGCCTGACGGTCCGAGATTCATGACTTGCTCCACATTCTTTTCCAGTCCATCTTTCAGGATGGTGGCGGTGAAGTCAACCGCAGTTTTTGATGTTGTTTCTATTGTGGCAGACAATAGGAAGGTGCCGATTATGAGGAACAGACAGACCGCTCGTAGCGTCTGTCCCTCCATGGATACTATGGATCAGAATAGCGCATGAAAACAACGTCAGACAGCCGCAGACATGGGGAGGCTTCCTACTTTTGTGTGATGAAAGCTTGTATCCATTGCATTTTTTCCAAGGTTTTATCGCAAATCTGTTGAGTATCGTGTCTGCACGCACGAGCCGCAGTCTTGGCAAACATCGGGAGATGAGCATGCCGGTTGTTCGACTGTGGTGAGTGGCCCGGCAAGGGTCGACGTGCAGGCGGGCAGAAAAGCGGCGGGACGAAAAACCCCTCGTCTAGCTGTGCACGAATTCGAGGGCTCCAGGGGACAGCGGGAGGGGGAGGGTGAAGTTGCAACGATGAGACCAGAAAAACCAAGAACAATGACACCAACGAATGCCTTTATAGACAATGAAATGTGATCAGGTGTCAAGCATGCAATTCCAGTAAGATGGCGGGAGCAGCTTGTGAAAGGCCGTTTAACGTGGGCTTCGTTCAGTCCCGTAGCGAGTTCCTGTAACCGAACGAGCTGTAAGCCTACCATCCGAGCACATCGATTGACAGATGCGGACTGGACATCAGGGGCTTGCGTCCCAAAAAGATCATTACAAATGCTTCAACAAGTGAAAATTAAGTGGCATGTATCCGGTTGGAATGAGGAAGATCCACGGAAGGAAGTACCGCAACTACAGAGCAAGACATGGACACAATACTAAACTctgaaaacagaagaggcaGCACTCAGATTCATCCGTTCCTGGATGACTGGTTACCAAATTTTGTTGCCGTTGCCTCAACTCTTCCTCTGTATTATATGTCTCAATCGTACTGCTGCTGTTGCGTGTCCAGAACGAAGAGTGACAACTGGATGGTACACATTATGCACACCGTATGCTTTTTATGTGGCTTGCGTTCACTGTGCAGAGAGATGCCTTTGCAATGGAACGATAGGGGGTTGCTTCACTTCAGGGTTCTTCTGTaccttttctcgcttccaaAAAGATGGCTCTTCGAACTGTCGCCGGTCATCGGACCTTCACTATGCTACCTTGTGCTCAATCCGACACCCGCCACGCCTAGAGCAGTCCATTTCTCACTAGATTTCCACATATAGATCGAGTTAGACAGGAAAGCGATAGAAATTGCGGAGGTAAATCAACAGCAGAGCCATTCAAAAAGGTGGGCAAGCACTGTTCCGGAAAAAACAAATTTGTCGATGGGGTATGTAGGAATGAGAACGCACACTGACATGGAACCGGCGTCGTGCATGGTGACTATCGTGGCGAAATACGGGGACATGAACAGGTAGTGCATCTGCAGAGTTACCCACATATTGTGGTGCTTGGCCACTCAGTTAAACGACACTACGAATTCTTGATTGGTGCCATCGTATCACCACCCGACGTTATTTCGTCGGATACACAGTGTGTTCGGGTTCTGAGCTACAAGTACCGTTTTACGCCGAAATCAAGTTACCTGGAGGGGGTTCGGGTTCGAATGACTCCAGAAAAGAACAAGCAGACGAGGCCAATATAGTAAAACAGCCAAAACGTGATTGTGCTGAAGTTACCCTTACGTGCAGGACCACATCATACCTTGCAATATCCCTGCATTTCTACTGGTGCTTCCAGCAACCATGAGTTGCAGTCACAGCACCAACCCTTTCGCGCTAATAAAAGATAACTCCAGACTGCAGGTGTTGATGTCTCAGTACAGTTGATACACCTGAAACAATGCGGCTACCATAGTAAGAAGGAGGCCTGAAACTCCACCCACTCCACCTGCAGAGCTCCAGCCTGAGGAGTGCACCACAATAGTCAAGTAAGCCTCTTTCACTGCGGATGTTCCATCCAACCGCCTCAACGCAGCAGCGCCACGCACTTCTTCCGTGTCACTATTCACGTCGGGGTCTCCTTCATTTTCAGGCAGCGTTGCTTCCGGCAGCGGTTCTGCAGGAGCGGTAGGGGAAGAATCTGACTGGTCCTGGGATGGATCAAGAGGTGCCACCGGGTGTGCTTCGGAATGACCTGGGCCATTGGGGCTGTCAGGCGATGAGTGAGGTGCAGTCgtgcctgtttcttcttgttctcgcttGTTCTTGTCTTCAGCAGGAGGCTCTTGCTTGCCGACGCCTGCGGCTTCTCCACCAGGTTGAGGCGTTCCCCCCTCAGCGTCAGATCCTTGCTGGGTCACTCCTCCTGTCGAACCCTgagttccttctcctgcgGAATCACCATCCGACGGCTGATCTTGGATTTGCGTATCCTCATCCTGTGTATCCTCTGTGTCGTCAACTGGAGGCTGCGGCGGGTCGGAGCTTCCGACAGTCGTTGTCGTGGTCTTGGTTGGTGAATCCGAACCGCTAGCACGTGCGGCCTTGAATCGAACACAAAAACTCAACCGCTCAGGCAAGTACTCTGCAGGGGGACTTGTAAAAGTATACCTCACAGGTCCTTCCGGAGAAGTACTGTCACCGCTCGTCGCCGAACTAAACTCCTCGCGAACCCACAATTCTGTCGAGTAGCCAGGGTATGCATCCTTGAATCGAATTGTCTGTGTGAAGTCACACGCGCCATTCTCATATCGATAAGCGACACTGTAGCTTTCCGATGAAGCCTCTTCTGGGGTGGCGTTGTTTTCGGGCTCATAGACAGCTTTGGCGGTTTCGTCAATCACCCGTAGTGTGTTGGAGGGTCCGAGATAGAAGACTTTCTCCACATTTCCCTCCAGTCCAGCTTTCGGAATTGTGGCGGTGAAATCGGCCTCAGCTGGCGGTTTACTCGATCCGTACGCAGCACGCATCAGGACGAGGCCGTGGAACAGGGTTAGACACGCGACCCGAAATATCTACCCCGCCATGGCGTCTATAAATCGGACTATTTGATGACATGCACTGAGGTAATTTCAAACGCTACAGGCACTTCCCTAGATTTGTTGAGTTGTAAAAGTGAATCCATCGGCCCTTATCGGTGTGTTGACCCAACGTTGCTCGTCATTTTCTGCCACatgcagaaaacagaagtcTTACCCAGCCTCAAGACATCGTCGTCACGTGTGCGACTGAGCCCGACAGCAGGCGGCGGGCAGGGATGTTGAGGGACGGAGAGGCGGGTGGCTACCTGGGTGCTGATTCGAGTGTGACATGAGCCATCTTGAGATCAGCGAAACCAGAAGAACCTAAAATAAACCCGCGATTCGGTTGACTTCGTGAAATCACTGTGATTGGACATTGTTGAGGGATTTTGCAGCGTAGGGCAGCGGTTTCTAGAGGAGAAATGGATGTTCGCCGCGTGCCCTCCGGTCTGCACGACACACTAAACAGAGCAGCTTGCCAAGGAAGGCATCAACGACAAACAACCACCTCTTCCACCGGGAACCCCGAGTGAACTCTCCGACACGACGCATTGGGTAGGTCACGCAAAGGTATGCCGTTCAttggtgtctctctgtcgatgtGTACTCAGTTTTCGTGCCATATCCGATATCAGCTTCCTTTTTCGGTCGAGCTCCCGACTACTACTATCAGAGGTACCAATAGTATTCAGAGTAAcagtgagaggaagagcaagagaaacACTAGCAGTAAGAGTAGTAGTAGTTAGTGGATGTACTTTTCTTGACGGTGCTATCTTGCATTAGGTTGTTGGCAGTTGCCACACCTACAGGCTGGATCCCAAACTACGGGATGAGCCAACACGAAATTTCTGTTCGCAATCAGTGCTGGGAAAGAGGTTCCCTTCCTTCATTATTTGCCTGGAAAACACAGGTCTTGTATTGAAAAGCAGGCTATTTTGCCTCCGCAAGGCTGCAGTTCGAATTTCGCGGTCATGCCTCCACGATTCTCGACCGGAAGGTGTCAACACCAAGGAAAACATGATCTGCCTATGTGACTTATGTTAATAATTATCACTGAGACGGGAGCACCTGTCCACAAGCACTGCGAAATTTCTATTATTCACGTAAAGACAACCAGGGCTAGCCACagcagcccagaacatctgCGTGACCGATGTGCTTACAATCGTAAAGAACCTTCCACGTACCGCGGCGCACAGGCTGAGATCTTTTGTTATAGACAAGAACTCTGTTTTTGAACTGGTTAAGCGAAGCAACTTTATGCCCACTTTTCTAGAGTCGAACTGCGATCGGGAATGCAGCTGTTGATCCAAGCGTAGTTGAAAACTCGGGAGTGTGTGGTTGAGGCTGGCTGCGGCTCGACGTTAGCTGCCTTCAGAGATTACCAACTTGTTAGGCGCTTACCTGTGATTCTCGAGGAGACTATCGGTTGCTCAGTTTTTTAGTTTTAACTGAATTTAACCATCTCACAAAAAACCTGTGGTGTTCCCAGGTCCAAGGGTGAACGTCAGTGAGAGGAACAGTACCAATTTGTTGGTCTCCGCTCCACATGCGGCCCTTTCTGGACATTTCTGATGGAAACAATCGCCTTAAAGCTAGCTTTCGTCACATGAAAGATGCCATCTTGTGCGTATACCGTGGACTGGCTCAGCTACTAGAAGCAAAGTCCGGCCATCCACAACTGTGCACACTCAACACATCCTGACGTACTTAGAGGCCGAGGCAGGCACGTGAAAAAAAACTAGCGTGACCGGAGCTGATTGGGAGTCGTTGCTTTATTGGCTTGCGCTGTCCACACTGCCTCGTCATCACAGACACAGAGTGGAAATTTAGACTGCCACCGAACTCGGCCAGACTTCCTCCTTCCTTGGCAGTGTCGTCGGCATCGCCGATTGGGATGCTCAGCATTCACGCAGGCAGTCAAGCCAAGCTTTCCTTTTGACTTCAGAATGGAAGCTTCTAAATTCACAAGCTGCCTTGTCCTCTGGCTGGCGACAGACCACGTTTGATCAGTAAAAGTGTTGCCGCCAGAACTGACCGACCTGTCGGCATGATTGTCAAGGTGAAATCGTTGACGGACAAGAAATATCGTCTCGGTGAAGGCCACATGTAGGCGACCTGGTTCACGAGATGAAGCTCCGATATAAAGTCAAAGTGGAGATAGAAACAACGTTCAGATCTGCTTCTAGAAGGACAATTTCGTTTATTTCCGCCTTATATTTAACGCACCGCAAATATTGCCCCCTTACCCAACTTCAGCCGGAAGTGCTGCCACCCGTTGATACCGGAGGATTCACTCGTAAGAAGCTTCCATGTGTGAAATGCTCTGTGTTCCACTTTCCATCCGATAAAGGAGTCGCGCCAGATCTGACTCATTCAAATAAAACCATGACAGTGTCAGATTTTCCCGTACACAATCCAGTATCGCTATTTGAACTGTACGTTTGTTAATGCCTGTGATGCGACTAATTCTTTTGCGAAAGTGAACATAGAAACAGTGTTTCAGTCTAAGTTGCTTCACACAGCTAGACACACACAGGCCTTCGTGGTCTTGAGATGAAAATATGAAATTGATCACTACAGCAGTTGCGAAGAGACGCCACTCACCAAGTGGTtctgaagaaacgaaggtgAAGCAAAGTCTCACTACTCCGTGACGCTTCCTGAGGAAGCTATCTCTCCTCAGTTCATATTCTCCACACTGAAGATTTCCTGAACAACCTCCCACCCTTACGCCTTCCTATCGTAATACGCGACGGTATCGTTGCTCTGTTCTAGCAGAGGCGGTGAATTGGACACCGAGTCTATTTCGGGCACACGGGGTAATTAAAGCATGTGCCCGGACTTCGTTCCGATAAAGAGAGGCATTCAAGATGGTACGGAGATGCCTTTGAGTATCATCTTTTTCCAGAAAGGACTGATGCTCCATCATGGAGGCAGTGCGTTTGTTTTTGTTGTCTCGTAATTATTGAAAACTGTCAAAACCAATGTTCGAGATAACACCCGGCACccgtttgttttttccgtt
Proteins encoded in this window:
- a CDS encoding Toxoplasma gondii family A protein (encoded by transcript TGME49_278300~Signal peptide predicted by SignalP 2.0 HMM (probability 0.719) with cleavage site probability 0.201 at residue 26~Predicted trans-membrane domain (TMHMM2.0):4-24), coding for MEGQTLRAVCLFLIIGTFLLSATIETTSKTAVDFTATILKDGLEKNVEQVMNLGPSGTLRVTDETAEAVYQPENNNGTDGTLTGPYDSAYRFENGACDFTKTLNFKEAFPGYTKPIWVH
- a CDS encoding Toxoplasma gondii family A protein (encoded by transcript TGME49_278290~Predicted trans-membrane domain (TMHMM2.0):335-358), whose translation is MRAAYGSSKPPAEADFTATIPKAGLEGNVEKVFYLGPSNTLRVIDETAKAVYEPENNATPEEASSESYSVAYRYENGACDFTQTIRFKDAYPGYSTELWVREEFSSATSGDSTSPEGPVRYTFTSPPAEYLPERLSFCVRFKAARASGSDSPTKTTTTTVGSSDPPQPPVDDTEDTQDEDTQIQDQPSDGDSAGEGTQGSTGGVTQQGSDAEGGTPQPGGEAAGVGKQEPPAEDKNKREQEETGTTAPHSSPDSPNGPGHSEAHPVAPLDPSQDQSDSSPTAPAEPLPEATLPENEGDPDVNSDTEEVRGAAALRRLDGTSAVKEAYLTIVVHSSGWSSAGGVGGVSGLLLTMVAALFQVYQLY